The genomic DNA GGTGTCCTCACGAAGCAATACGCCCGTGAGGTACTCAAGTACGTTGCGGATCGCGATCGGCTGGGTCCTCGTATTCAGCCATTTAGGCGTGATCATTATTGGCAGTTTCTCGGCCAGATCGCGTATGATCTCGAACGACGAACTGCCCGAGCCGACGATTATCGCGGCCTTGAGCGACGTGACCGGCACTTTGCTTGTTCGCAGTATCTCGTCCACCTTTTTCCTAGACGCCAGGTGTTTTGAGAGTTTCTTTTCGTTGGTGATGCCGCCCAGATAGATTATCTGTTTTGCCGATGTTTGGTCGATCAGCGTGACAAAATTCGACGCCGCGGTCTCCTCCAGCTTGTCGAAACCGGACGAATCGTTGTCACTCATCGAATGGATCAAATAGTATGCAACGTCGATATCCTGCAGCGTATTCTTTGGTGACGCATCCTCTAAGAAGTCAATTTCGAGGACGCTAACGTTTGGGTGTGCATAAAAGCCGTCCCGTGGGAATCTGTTCTTATTCCTGACCGCACAGACTACCTCACAACCTCGCTCGATCAGTATCGGCAAGAGCCGCTTTCCAATGTAACCATTGGCACCGGTAAGAAGTACTTTCATTACAGCTAGTCTACTATTTTACGCGCCGCAATGCGTCGAGCACCTTTTCACCTCTCGGGGACAACCGATATCCCGGCCGCAGGCTTTCCGTCAGGCCGAGGGCTTTTAGTTTGCGGACCCAGGGTTTGAAGTGCGGGATGTCCAGGCCGATCTGTTCGGCGAGAATGGCGGCGTGGGTGTTGGGCTGGTCGTTGATCATCTGCAGATACATTTGCGTCCAGTTCCCGCGTTTGCTGCCGGCGTCGAGTTTACGGAGTTTGGCGATGATCTCGCCGATCTCATCGTCAGACAGGTCGGCTTTTTGGCGGAGTTCCTTACGCGGATCCTCGCCCGCAAAATGCACTGCGATGCGGTAGATTTCGGTCGGCTCGTCGCGTTCGACCAACTGTGCTAGCAGCTCACGTTTCGACGCAAATCCGGCCGCGATCGCATCCTCGTTTTTGATATTTCGTTCGGTTACCACGTCGACCGCTTCGATCGCCAGCACGCCACGCTGAGTCATCTGCGTCCCTCCGGCCTTCACGCCGGGCTTTTTCCAGCGGCGAAAGATCAGCGAGATCTTGCCGGCCTTAATATCGTCGAGGATCACGTTCTTGATCAGCATCGATGTTCCGTTAACCGCCACTGACGGCGTTGAAAATATGCAGTTCGTCGCCCTTGATTGGCGTCAAGAGACCCTTAATTCGCTTTACGTCGTCGCCGCCGACGAAGATGTTGACGTGCTGGCGGATCTCACCCTGCTCGTTCAGGACGCGGTCGCGAAGTGCCCGGTGGAGCTTGAAAAGCGATTCAAGAGCGTCGCCGACGGTCGCCGGTTCGCCGTCTAGGTGCACCTCGGTCTCGCCGCCGGAAAACGGTCTCAGATATCCGCTGAGATGAACGGTAACTGACATTTCTATCCTACTCTGCGTCCTTTGCGGACTCTGCGTTTAATTCTAAACGCGGAGATCGCCGAGGACGCAGTGAGACCGACATATTTAACCTAGAGAATACGCCTTGACACAGCAGATCTCGGGCAGTGAGCCTTCGATCAGTTTCCACGAGTCGCCGTCGTCGTCTGAGCCGAAGAGCTTGCCGTTCTTGGTGCCGACAAAGATGTCCGTGCCGACGGAATCGACAGCGTCGCGCAGGATGACCTCGTAGGCGTTCTTTTGGGGCAGGCCTTTGGTCAGCGGCTGCCACGTTTCGCCTTCGTCGCGAGTTCGGTAAACGCGGAGCTTGCCGTCGCAGGTAAACCGTTTCGCATCAGCCTCGAGCGGCACGATGAACACCGACCCCGAACCGCTCGCCGTCATTCCAAATCCAAAGTTCGACGGCAGCCCGTTCTCGATCTCCTGCCACGTATGGCCGTCGTCGCGGCTGCGGTAAACGCCGTGGTGATTTTGCAGGAAAAGCGTCTTCTTCTTTTTTGGGTGCCTGACGATCTTGTGAACGCACTGGCCGAATTCGGGATATTGGTTCGGCATAAAATACGCCTTAATGCCCTCATTTGTTGCCGCCCACGTTTCACCGCCGTCGGCCGATCGGTAAACGCCCGCGGAGGAGACCGCGATCTTCAGATCGTTCGGGTGCTTTTTGTCGGTGATGATCGTGTGCAGACAGAGGCCGCCAAATCCGGGAGTCCAATTCTTGCGGTGCTTGTGTTTCCAGAGGCCGCTGTTGAGTTTCCAGGTTTCGCCTCGATCGTGCGATTCGAAAAGCCCGCCCGGAGCCGTACCGACGTAAAGCGTATCGTCATTCGCACCCGGAGCGATCTGCCAGATATTCTCGAGCGCGGTTTTCGTATTCGCGGGCATCTTGATACGCCGCTTTTCGGGCATATCCCACGTCTTGCCCATATCGGTGCTCTTGCAAAGCTCAGCACCAAAATGCCAGCTCGCCGGACCGGCCCACATCTCGTTTCGGCCTTTTCGCTGATCGAGAAACGCAGAATATACCGCGAGCCCAGCAAAATGCGGCCCTTCGATCGACCATTTATCGCTGCCGGACGCCCGCTCGAGAATGAACAGCCCTTTTGCCGTTCCGACCAATAGCAAAGTACCTTTCTCAGCCATAAACCTCTCCGTGATCTAAGCGTTTACAACATCCTTGATGTCGACATTTCTGTTTCTGAGATCGATGCCGCCTTCGAGGATCGATTTGAGATTTGCAAGATAAAATGCCCACCCGAGACCGCATTCGATGTAAATATGTCGAGAGGGATCGTCAGGTATCTGACTTTGGATCAGTTCGACGACAGTTTCACCTTTTTCTTCGGCGATCGATACCGTGACGGGGCAGCCATTGGTGAACGTGAACGCAAACTTATCGAGGCCGTTGGCTTCGAGAATCATTCCGCTCTCGCTGACGTCGTCGAGATATCCATGCCAACGCCACAGATAAGAATCGCCGGCCTCGACCTCGCGGTCACGATTCTTCGAGGCTCCATCGACACCGACGTACTCTGCGGAACGCAGAAACCAGCGTTCGATCTGAGACGGTATCGCCCAAGCGTCGTAGATCGCTTTGGTTGGATAGTTGACGGTTATCCGCCGCGTAAATGTGCTCCAGTCGCGAGCCATATCGAAATTGATCAAAACCAGCTCTTCTTGCCGCCGAGCAATCCGCCAAGCACGCCGCGAACCAGCTTAGTGCCGAGCGAACGGCCGATGCTGCTGGTTGCGCTGCGGACGGCACTCTTGCCGATCGATTCCCAAACGGTATCGGGGGCACGAGCGGCGGCCTTTTCGGCTTTTACCGCCTCGGCTTGCTGTTTTTCGATCGCGGCCTGCTCGGCGGCGAGCTGCTGTTCGGCAAGCCGTGCGTCAGATTTTACCTTGAGCATTTCAAAAGCCGATTCGCGGTCGATCGGTGTTTCATAGACACCTGCAACGAGCGAATTTGCGATCAAGGCCGCACGCTGCTCGGGCAAGATCGGCCCGATGTGTCCTGCCGGAGGAACAACGAACGCCCGGTCGACCATCGTCGGAACGCCCTTTTCGTCGAGCGTCGAGATCAGAACTTCGCCGACGCCAAGCTCGGTGATGACCGTCTCGGTGTCGAGGGCCGGATTAACACGAAACGACGACGCGGCCGCTCTGACGCCTTTCTGCTCCTGCGGCGTATACGCTCGCAGAGCGTGCTGAACGCGGTTGCCGAGCTGTGCCAGGACCTTCTCGGGAATGTCAGCCGGATTTTGCGTGACAAAATATACACCGACGCCCTTCGATCGAATAAGCCGAACGACCTGCTCGACCTTATCGATCAGTGCCTGCGGAGCGTCAGAAAACAGTAAATGGGCCTCGTCGAAGAAGAACACGAGTTTTGGCTTTTCAAGGTCACCTGCCTCGGGCAGTTCCTCGAACAATTCGGAAAGCAGCCAGAGCAAAAACGTCGAATAGAGCTTCGGCGAGTTGATCAATTGATCGGCAGCGAGCAGATTCAGCACGCCTTTGCCGCCGACGCTTTGCATAAAATCGTCGAGTTTTACGGCCGGCTCGCCAAAGAAAAGGTCGCCGCCCTGCTCATCGATCTGGAGCAGGCCACGTTGGATCGCACCGACCGACGCCGCCGAAACGTTGCCGTATTGGAGCGTCAACTCCGCCGCACTTTCACCGACGAACTGCATCAACGCCTGCAGGTCCTTGAGGTCGATCAGCATCAGGCCGTTGTCATCAGCAAACTTGAACGCGATCGAAAGCACGCCTTCCTGTGTGTCGTTGAGCTGCAAAAGCCGTGCGATCAGCAGCGGGCCCATTTCCGAAACGGTCGCCCGCAGCGGATGGCCTTGCTTGCCGAAAACATCCCAGACCGTCGCAGGAAAGCCTTCGAACGCGGGCGTGATGCCGAGCAGTTCGTTGCGGGCGTCGATCTTGGCATTGCCGCCGCCGGCCTGTGTCACACCGGTCAGGTCGCCCTTGATATCGGCCATAAAAACAGGCACACCGCGTGAGCTAAAGCCCTCGGCCAGCTTCTGCAGGGTAACTGTCTTACCCGTTCCGGTCGCCCCCGTAATAACGCCGTGACGATTGGCCATCTGCGGCAAAAGATAGAATTCGTTTGCATCCTTTTTTGCAACGAGTATTGGTTCGCTCATATTTTTCTTTCACTCTTCTCAACACTTTTCGTATTTCCAATTCCGCCGTTTCCCTTCTGACAGCCACTCGATCGTGGTTGCCAGCCGCTTGTCGCGGGTCGCGTCGGTCTTGGCGTCAGAAATCCATTCGGCGTAGTCGCGTTTGCAGCTCGGCGGAAATTTGTCGAAGGTCTCGGCGGCCTTATCGTTTCTTGCCAGCGCCTCGAGCAGGATGTCGGGCACGACGAACTCTTTCTTTTCGTGCTTCGGCTTTGTTACCTTGACGCCTTCATCGTTGAGCTTCATCGCCTGTTTGATGAGCTTCTTCATCACGGCGTCTTTCGGTAGATCGTCTAACGAGGTGAGCTTGCCAAGCTGCCCATCGCTGTTTTCGTTTCCGAGAACTCGGCCGATTCCATCAGCGTCTGTTTCCAAAAGCCAAACGTGCAGTGCTGTTTGAACGACGCAAACCCGCACAAGATGCCCTTGTATTCAAAGCTCGGCATGCTCCATTTGAGCGTTTCCGTAACATCCGGACACGTTTCGTGAACGAGCTCGCGAAGATGCGTGAGGACCGGTTTTGCGAATTCCTGCGACTTTTCGATATACGCGTCGATCCGCGGATCTATTGTCGGCATAACAACCTCTCCATCAATTGAAAGTGAACCGTATTATATACGATTTTCCTTGCGAATAACCAATTTTAGCCCCGACCATTTCTCATCGAACGCACAGACCTTTACATCGACCAGCCCCAGCGGAAATGCCGCCTCGCGAATCGTGTCCTCGGTGATCTCCGTCGGCAGTTTCGCGGCCTTTTTATACCACGAGACCCAGATCGAGCCGTCTTGTTTGATCAGGCGAATACACTCGGCAAGTTTCCCGAATAATTCGTCGCGGCTGTTGGTAAATAGATGGATGAGATCCGCGTCGGCCGCCGAACTATCTGTGATCGAAACCGAGTCGGGCAGCGGTGCGACGAGCTCGGAATAATTATCCGGGGCATTCTGCGTCATGACCAGAAAGCCGTCCTTGATGCCAAGTTTCTTTGCGAGCGGTGTTCCTGAATAGCCTGTGGTCATAAAGGAAATTTACCACAGAGACGCGGTGAACACTGAGATAAAAATAATAGCGGGAACGAATACGATCTTATCTGGCTCAGGGTCTGCGGCGACGCTGTGGTGAATCCCACTTTTTGCTGCGCGATATTTGTTAAATCGGGGCAAGTATTTGATAATCATTAGTTTTGGATATTAACTAGAATTTATCTGAGTTTTAATGCCAATTTATTGAGGTAGTTTGTAAAGGTTTGCCTCGCCTTGGCGAAAACACGGAATAGAAACAATATGAACGAATACGTAATTTACTTGGTGCCCGCATTAGGGGTCTTGGGTTTGCTGGTAATGGCATTTAAGTCGGCTTGGGTCGGTAAGCAGGATGCCGGTGACGAGAAAATGCAGGAACTCGCCGGCTATATCGCCGACGGAGCAATGGCGTTTTTGAAAGCAGAATGGCGGGTGCTCAGCATTTTCGTGCTGTTCACGTCGGTTCTACTTGCATATTCCGGCACGATCCACGAAGTAAACGGCAAAGAGATCCATTCGAGCTGGCTGATCGCGATCGCCTTTATCATCGGAGCAGTTTTCTCCGCGACCGCAGGCTATATCGGAATGAAGGTCGCGACCAAAGCTAACGTCCGCACGACGCAGGCTGCCCGCACAAGCCTGAAACAGGCATTGAGAGTGTCATTCACCGGCGGGACGGTAATGGGCCTCGGCGTCGCCGGTCTTGCTGTCTTTGGCCTCGGTGGCCTGTTCATCCTTTTCCTCGCCATCTTCCAGGGACTCGGCGCCAATCAAATCAAGACGGCGATCGAAGTGTTGACGGGATTCTCGCTCGGTGCCGAGTCGATCGCACTGTTCGCACGTGTCGGCGGCGGCATTTACACCAAGGCGGCTGACGTCGGTGCCGATCTCGTCGGAAAGGTCGAGGCCGGAATTCCGGAGGACGATGTCCGCAACCCCGCAACGATCGCCGATAACGTCGGTGACAACGTCGGCGATGTCGCCGGTATGGGTGCCGACCTGTTTGGTTCGTATGTAGCGACTATCCTCGCAACAATGGTCCTCGGACAAGAGATAAAGGTAACTGACAATTTCGGCGGCATGTCGCCGATCCTTTTGCCGATGGTCATCTGCGGACTTGGTATTATCTTCTCGATCATCGGCTGCGCAATGGTCAGGATCAAGGACGACAAATCGAGCGTTCAAAACGCACTCAACATCGGCAACTGGGCGTCGATCATCCTGACGGTGATCGCATCGTACTTTGTCGTCATGTGGATGCTGCCCGAAAACCTGGCGTGGGCCAACTCCGCACGTGGAACCGCTTTCACCCGCAACGGTGTATTCGGCGCGATCGTCGTCGGCAGCATCGTCGGAGCGATCATGAGTATCGTCACCGAATATTTCACCGCAATGGGCAAAAAGCCGGTGCTGTCGATCGTCCGCCAGTCATCGACCGGGCACGCGACCAACATCATCGGCGGCCTTTCGGTCGGCATGAAATCGACCGTCATTCCGGTCTTGACGCTCGCCGGCGGTATCATCGCTTCGTACTATTTTGCGGGCCTTTACGGTGTCGCGATCGCGGCAGCCGGTATGATGGCGACCACCGCAATGCAGCTCGCGATCGATGCTTTCGGACCGATCGCCGACAACGCCGGCGGCATTGCCGAAATGAGCCAGTTGCCTCCTGAGGTTCGCGAACGCACCGACAATCTCGATGCCGTCGGCAACACGACAGCCGCAACCGGCAAAGGATTTGCCATCGCGTCAGCCGCTCTGACATCGCTCGCTTTGTTCGCGGCATTCGTTGGAATGGCAGGGATCGACCGTATCGACATTTACAAGGCAAACGTACTCGCCGGACTGTTCGTCGGTGGTATGATACCTTTCATTTTCTCGGCGTTGTGCATCCAGGCCGTCGGCAAGGCCGCGATGGAAATGGTCGAGGAGGTCCGCCGCCAGTTCCGCGAAATTCCGGGCATCATGGAATACAAAGCCAAGCCGGAATATGAAAAATGCGTGGCCATTTCGACCAACGCATCGATCAAACAGATGATCATGCCCGGAGCGATCGCGTTGATCACGCCGGTACTCGTCGGATTTACGTTCGGCCCTGAGGTCTTGGGCGGACTGCTCGCCGGTGTCACTGTTTCGGGTGTACTGATGGGAATTTTCCAATCGAACGCCGGCGGTGCCTGGGACAATGCCAAGAAATCGTTCGAGAAGGGCGTCGAGATCAACGGCGAGATGTTTTACAAAGGCTCAGAGCCGCACAAGGCTTCTGTGACCGGCGACACGGTCGGCGATCCGTTCAAGGACACCTCGGGGCCGTCGATGAACATTCTCATCAAGCTGATGTCGATCGTCTCGCTCGTCATAGCTCCGTTCATAGCCGGCATAAGCCGATAGATGTGATCGACGCCGCCGCATCGGCGATCTAACTTATGTCTGTGTGAATGCCCGACCTTCAACGAAGCCAAAATATATGGCAACTGCGAGATCGGGCATTCGCATCTTTAACTTTCGATAATTTTTCTTTAATGGAGAATCAAAGACAATGACCGTTCGAAATAGAGTGTTTAGAACACTTATGTTGGGCGCCGCCGCGTGCGCCGTATTTACATTTTTTGCTGCCGCTCCGTCGCTTGCGCAGGACGGCGAAGAGGCGAGGACCGAATTTGACGAATCGCTAGTACCCGATTCGGGCAAGACGGTAAAGGATTTTGTGCCGGCGGGCTGGAAGATCGAAGAAGATGTGAAAGGCGATCTCAATCAGGACGGCGTCATTGACCATGCCCTAAAGCTGATCGAGATCGACCCGGACCCGAAGAAAGACGAAATGGTTGACCTCGGCCGTGCACTGGTGATCGTGTTCGGCGGAAATGACGGCCTGAGAAAAGCGGCCGTAGCCGGCAAGATCCTTCAGTGCACGGCGTGCGGCGGAGCATTTTACGGTGCAATGCCCGCTCCGGCAAATGTCTCGATCGCGAAGGGCGTTTTGACGGTCATGAATGATCACGGTTCGCGTTGGGTGACCGAGGTAACGTACAAATTCCGCTATGACGAACAGCCCGGCATGTTCATCCTTATCGGTTTTGACTATGTCAGCCGCGACCGTGCCGAGGGCAGCGTGACGAGCGAGAGCACAAATTACCTCACCGGAAAACGCATTACTACCACCGGGAAAGGTAAAAAGACCAAAGTAACAAATTCGGTCGTCTCCAAGGAAAAGTTTGAGATCGGCAGCGTCGATACCGAAGAATGGGAATCTCAAGCAACCACTCGATTGGGCCTTGACTAAGATAACGGAAGGATCGCTTCGGCGGTCCTTTTTTTGAATGTTTACCAGCAGTACACAAAAAATGAAAATTAAAGCGTTAATTACTCTCGCACTTTTGTTGGCGTTCGCATCGATCGGTCTTGCACAGGCTAAATCGGCCAAGACGACCAATCCGAACGTCATCATCAAGAACCTCTACAAAGCCCAAAAGGCCGGAACAGGGCCGTTCTTTCAGACGAAGAGCCGTGTCGTCATCGACAAATATTTCACCAAGGATCTTGCCGATCTGATCTGGAAAGACGCCAAAGAGGCGAACGGCGAAGTCGGCAAACTCGATTTTGATCCGCTCTTCGGCGTACAGGACAATACGCACACCGACTTTGTCATCATGGACACGGGCTGGGGCGGCGACGCCAAATTCGGCCCCGCGACCGAAGCAGTCGTCCAGGTCACATTCAAACTGAGCGGCAAAGAAACGATGGTTTCATTCCGCTTTCGCCAGCAGAAAAACAAGCTCTGGAAGATCTACGACATCCGCTATCCCGGCGACGGCGATGATAGATTTCTGAAAGCGATCTTGTCGGCCAACTGAGTCCATGGCCCGCGCGTCCGCAGCCCCGTGTCCGTAGCCCGCACGTAAGTGAGGGCTCAACGCGCTTTACATTCAAGCTTAATCAAACGAAGGCAACTCCCCGCCCTGCGCATTTACTACATATTCGACCGCCGCAGAGACGTGCCCGTCAGTCCACAGGTACCGCGTGCTTCCGTGACGACTCCAAGGCCTTTGAGTTTCACCGATCAAACCTGCTGTCCTCAATGCTTTGGTCGCTATGCCTTAAAACTGTCCATCATCCGTTCGGGCTTTGCAGAGTTGCTTGCAACAACATGAGCATGATTCGTCCTTACGTCCAGAGCGAATAACGCATAGCCTCTGACGCGGCAGACGTCGCGTATCGCCGCTTCTACC from Acidobacteriota bacterium includes the following:
- a CDS encoding MoaD/ThiS family protein codes for the protein MSVTVHLSGYLRPFSGGETEVHLDGEPATVGDALESLFKLHRALRDRVLNEQGEIRQHVNIFVGGDDVKRIKGLLTPIKGDELHIFNAVSGG
- a CDS encoding exo-alpha-sialidase, whose amino-acid sequence is MAEKGTLLLVGTAKGLFILERASGSDKWSIEGPHFAGLAVYSAFLDQRKGRNEMWAGPASWHFGAELCKSTDMGKTWDMPEKRRIKMPANTKTALENIWQIAPGANDDTLYVGTAPGGLFESHDRGETWKLNSGLWKHKHRKNWTPGFGGLCLHTIITDKKHPNDLKIAVSSAGVYRSADGGETWAATNEGIKAYFMPNQYPEFGQCVHKIVRHPKKKKTLFLQNHHGVYRSRDDGHTWQEIENGLPSNFGFGMTASGSGSVFIVPLEADAKRFTCDGKLRVYRTRDEGETWQPLTKGLPQKNAYEVILRDAVDSVGTDIFVGTKNGKLFGSDDDGDSWKLIEGSLPEICCVKAYSLG
- a CDS encoding SRPBCC domain-containing protein, producing the protein MINFDMARDWSTFTRRITVNYPTKAIYDAWAIPSQIERWFLRSAEYVGVDGASKNRDREVEAGDSYLWRWHGYLDDVSESGMILEANGLDKFAFTFTNGCPVTVSIAEEKGETVVELIQSQIPDDPSRHIYIECGLGWAFYLANLKSILEGGIDLRNRNVDIKDVVNA
- a CDS encoding DUF853 family protein, producing MSEPILVAKKDANEFYLLPQMANRHGVITGATGTGKTVTLQKLAEGFSSRGVPVFMADIKGDLTGVTQAGGGNAKIDARNELLGITPAFEGFPATVWDVFGKQGHPLRATVSEMGPLLIARLLQLNDTQEGVLSIAFKFADDNGLMLIDLKDLQALMQFVGESAAELTLQYGNVSAASVGAIQRGLLQIDEQGGDLFFGEPAVKLDDFMQSVGGKGVLNLLAADQLINSPKLYSTFLLWLLSELFEELPEAGDLEKPKLVFFFDEAHLLFSDAPQALIDKVEQVVRLIRSKGVGVYFVTQNPADIPEKVLAQLGNRVQHALRAYTPQEQKGVRAAASSFRVNPALDTETVITELGVGEVLISTLDEKGVPTMVDRAFVVPPAGHIGPILPEQRAALIANSLVAGVYETPIDRESAFEMLKVKSDARLAEQQLAAEQAAIEKQQAEAVKAEKAAARAPDTVWESIGKSAVRSATSSIGRSLGTKLVRGVLGGLLGGKKSWF
- a CDS encoding DUF3052 family protein — translated: MTTGYSGTPLAKKLGIKDGFLVMTQNAPDNYSELVAPLPDSVSITDSSAADADLIHLFTNSRDELFGKLAECIRLIKQDGSIWVSWYKKAAKLPTEITEDTIREAAFPLGLVDVKVCAFDEKWSGLKLVIRKENRI
- a CDS encoding sodium-translocating pyrophosphatase; protein product: MNEYVIYLVPALGVLGLLVMAFKSAWVGKQDAGDEKMQELAGYIADGAMAFLKAEWRVLSIFVLFTSVLLAYSGTIHEVNGKEIHSSWLIAIAFIIGAVFSATAGYIGMKVATKANVRTTQAARTSLKQALRVSFTGGTVMGLGVAGLAVFGLGGLFILFLAIFQGLGANQIKTAIEVLTGFSLGAESIALFARVGGGIYTKAADVGADLVGKVEAGIPEDDVRNPATIADNVGDNVGDVAGMGADLFGSYVATILATMVLGQEIKVTDNFGGMSPILLPMVICGLGIIFSIIGCAMVRIKDDKSSVQNALNIGNWASIILTVIASYFVVMWMLPENLAWANSARGTAFTRNGVFGAIVVGSIVGAIMSIVTEYFTAMGKKPVLSIVRQSSTGHATNIIGGLSVGMKSTVIPVLTLAGGIIASYYFAGLYGVAIAAAGMMATTAMQLAIDAFGPIADNAGGIAEMSQLPPEVRERTDNLDAVGNTTAATGKGFAIASAALTSLALFAAFVGMAGIDRIDIYKANVLAGLFVGGMIPFIFSALCIQAVGKAAMEMVEEVRRQFREIPGIMEYKAKPEYEKCVAISTNASIKQMIMPGAIALITPVLVGFTFGPEVLGGLLAGVTVSGVLMGIFQSNAGGAWDNAKKSFEKGVEINGEMFYKGSEPHKASVTGDTVGDPFKDTSGPSMNILIKLMSIVSLVIAPFIAGISR
- a CDS encoding DUF3828 domain-containing protein, which translates into the protein MKIKALITLALLLAFASIGLAQAKSAKTTNPNVIIKNLYKAQKAGTGPFFQTKSRVVIDKYFTKDLADLIWKDAKEANGEVGKLDFDPLFGVQDNTHTDFVIMDTGWGGDAKFGPATEAVVQVTFKLSGKETMVSFRFRQQKNKLWKIYDIRYPGDGDDRFLKAILSAN